A stretch of [Clostridium] innocuum DNA encodes these proteins:
- the rfbB gene encoding dTDP-glucose 4,6-dehydratase — protein sequence MKILVTGGAGFIGGNFIHYMVDKYPDDVIVNLDLLTYAGNLETCKPVEDKTNYKFYKGDIADRAFVFDLFEKEKFDVVVNFAAESHVDRSIEDPESFVRTNVMGTTTLLDACNKYGIQRYHQVSTDEVYGDLPLDKPDLFFTEETPLHTSSPYSSSKAAADLFVLAYHRTYGLPVTISRCSNNYGPYHFPEKLIPLMISRALAEESLPVYGTGENVRDWLHVYDHCVAIDLIIRKGEAGEVYNVGGHNERTNLEVVKTILKALNKPESLIKYVEDRKGHDLRYAIDPYKLETELGWKPKYNFDTGIQQTIQWYLDYKEWWQNILSGEYQNYFNKMYKEKGRV from the coding sequence ATGAAAATTTTGGTAACTGGCGGCGCAGGCTTTATTGGCGGGAATTTTATTCACTATATGGTGGATAAATATCCGGACGATGTGATAGTAAATCTTGATTTACTTACATATGCGGGTAATTTAGAAACATGTAAACCTGTTGAGGATAAAACAAATTATAAATTCTATAAGGGTGATATAGCCGATAGAGCTTTTGTTTTTGATTTATTTGAAAAAGAGAAATTTGATGTGGTTGTAAATTTTGCGGCAGAATCGCATGTTGATAGAAGTATAGAGGATCCAGAAAGTTTTGTTAGAACGAATGTAATGGGAACTACGACTTTATTAGACGCTTGTAATAAATATGGGATTCAACGTTATCATCAGGTTTCAACGGATGAAGTATATGGAGATCTGCCATTAGATAAACCAGATTTATTTTTTACGGAGGAAACTCCTTTGCATACATCAAGTCCATATAGTTCATCAAAAGCAGCGGCGGATTTGTTTGTTTTAGCTTACCATAGAACATATGGTTTACCAGTGACCATTAGTAGATGTTCCAATAATTATGGACCATATCATTTTCCAGAAAAATTAATTCCATTAATGATTTCTAGAGCTTTAGCTGAGGAATCGCTTCCTGTATATGGTACTGGAGAAAATGTAAGAGATTGGTTACATGTATATGATCATTGTGTGGCAATTGATTTAATTATAAGAAAAGGAGAAGCAGGTGAAGTTTACAATGTCGGTGGACATAATGAGCGAACAAATCTAGAAGTAGTTAAAACAATTTTGAAAGCATTGAATAAGCCGGAGTCTTTAATAAAGTATGTTGAAGATAGAAAAGGACATGATTTAAGATATGCAATTGATCCATATAAGTTAGAAACAGAACTAGGATGGAAACCAAAATATAATTTTGACACTGGTATACAACAAACAATTCAATGGTATTTGGATTATAAAGAGTGGTGGCAAAATATTCTTTCTGGAGAGTATCAAAATTATTTTAATAAAATGTATAAAGAAAAAGGGAGAGTGTAA
- a CDS encoding flippase — protein MNKIQTVKKNFIMNFILTAANFIFPIVTFPYVSRILLAEGTGKVAFAASIASYFSMIAALGIPTYGIRACARIRDDKDKLNKTVQELLIIHMSATSLALMFYFISVFIVPELYKEKTLMLINSLSIILNVFGVNWLYQALEQYSYITYRSIFFKIISIILMFFFIHQKSDYIIYGGIAIFANAGSNILNFIRLRKLINFKKVESYSFLVHIRPILVFFAQSVAITVYTNLDTVMLGFMQSDIEVGYYNAAIKIKTILLSLVTSLGTVLLPRLSYCIQKNDKIQFQTLISKSIRFVFIIALPLTIFFILFAKETLIVLSGRDFIGATLAMQIITPTILLIGLSNITGIQILTPLGKEKIVVYSVTFGAILDLIVNYICIPRLGAAGASLGTLIAEFSVLAVQIMYTSKQLHEVKCGFKIFKIIISCLFASILVLFINLFTDFTVFFSLFVYAILFFGSYVICLILLKEEFVVDYIYKGYSALKTRR, from the coding sequence ATGAATAAAATACAAACTGTCAAAAAGAATTTTATAATGAATTTCATTTTGACTGCGGCAAATTTTATATTTCCTATTGTAACATTTCCCTATGTTTCTAGAATTCTATTAGCTGAGGGAACTGGAAAAGTAGCATTTGCAGCATCTATTGCGAGTTACTTTTCTATGATTGCTGCCTTAGGGATTCCAACTTATGGCATACGTGCATGCGCAAGAATACGCGATGATAAAGATAAACTAAATAAAACAGTACAAGAGCTTCTTATAATTCATATGAGTGCGACTAGTTTAGCATTAATGTTTTATTTTATTAGTGTCTTTATAGTGCCAGAATTATATAAAGAGAAGACCTTAATGCTAATAAATTCTTTATCTATTATTTTAAATGTTTTTGGAGTTAATTGGTTATATCAAGCACTAGAGCAATATAGCTATATAACTTACCGCTCTATATTTTTTAAAATTATATCCATAATACTAATGTTTTTCTTTATCCATCAAAAAAGTGATTATATTATTTATGGTGGAATTGCGATTTTTGCAAATGCAGGATCTAACATATTAAATTTTATTAGATTACGCAAGTTAATTAATTTTAAAAAAGTCGAAAGTTATAGTTTTCTAGTGCATATAAGACCGATTTTGGTTTTCTTTGCTCAATCTGTTGCAATTACAGTCTATACAAATCTCGATACTGTCATGCTTGGTTTTATGCAATCTGATATAGAGGTCGGGTACTATAATGCTGCAATAAAAATTAAGACAATATTGCTAAGTTTAGTCACATCTTTAGGAACGGTTTTATTACCTAGATTATCTTATTGTATTCAAAAAAATGATAAGATACAGTTTCAAACCTTAATTTCTAAGAGTATTAGATTTGTTTTTATAATAGCATTACCACTAACTATTTTCTTTATTTTATTTGCAAAAGAAACACTGATTGTTTTATCTGGAAGAGATTTTATAGGCGCAACGCTGGCAATGCAAATAATTACTCCTACTATTCTTTTAATAGGATTATCTAACATCACAGGTATCCAAATATTAACACCTTTAGGGAAAGAAAAAATTGTTGTATACTCCGTTACATTTGGTGCAATCCTTGACTTAATTGTCAATTATATATGTATTCCTAGATTAGGAGCCGCTGGTGCATCTTTAGGCACACTGATTGCTGAATTTTCTGTTTTGGCTGTACAAATTATGTATACTTCAAAACAATTACATGAAGTTAAGTGTGGATTCAAAATTTTTAAAATAATTATTTCATGTTTATTTGCTTCAATACTTGTACTTTTCATCAATCTGTTTACCGATTTTACAGTCTTCTTCAGTTTATTTGTATATGCAATTTTGTTTTTTGGAAGTTATGTTATTTGCTTGATTCTATTGAAAGAAGAGTTTGTGGTTGACTATATATATAAAGGTTATTCAGCTTTAAAAACTAGGAGGTGA
- the glf gene encoding UDP-galactopyranose mutase, with the protein MYDYLIVGAGLFGSIFAYEAKKRGKNCLVIDKRPHIGGNIYTKEVEGINVHEYGAHIFHTSNHEVWKYIQQFATFNRYTNSPIARYRDEIYNMPFNMNTFNKLWGVITPEQAKKKIEQQIKESGIIEPKNLEEQAISLVGRDIYEKLVKGYTQKQWGRRCDELPSFIIKRLPVRFTYDNNYFNDLYQGIPIGGYTPIIEKMLEGIDIRLNCDYFSKRKELETIANKIVFTGMIDQYYDYCFGELEYRSLRFETEILESENYQGNAVVNYNEYEIPYTRIIEHKHFEYGKQEKTVITREYPATWKKGDEPYYPMNDEKNNCLYEKYKALADKENKVIFGGRLGMYKYYDMHHIISEALEMVGKEFNE; encoded by the coding sequence ATGTATGATTATTTGATAGTAGGTGCAGGTCTATTTGGTTCTATTTTTGCATATGAAGCAAAAAAAAGGGGAAAAAATTGTCTTGTAATTGACAAAAGACCTCATATCGGCGGAAATATTTACACTAAAGAAGTGGAAGGTATTAATGTTCATGAATATGGGGCGCATATATTCCATACATCTAATCACGAGGTCTGGAAATATATTCAGCAATTTGCTACTTTTAATAGATATACCAACTCTCCTATTGCAAGGTATAGAGATGAAATTTACAATATGCCTTTTAATATGAATACGTTTAATAAGCTTTGGGGAGTAATTACCCCAGAGCAAGCGAAGAAAAAAATCGAACAGCAAATCAAAGAATCAGGTATTATAGAGCCTAAAAATCTAGAGGAGCAGGCTATATCATTAGTAGGAAGAGACATATACGAAAAATTAGTAAAAGGATATACACAAAAACAATGGGGAAGAAGATGTGATGAGCTTCCTTCTTTCATTATTAAAAGATTACCCGTGAGATTTACATACGATAATAATTATTTTAATGATTTGTATCAGGGCATACCGATTGGTGGATATACACCGATTATTGAAAAAATGCTTGAAGGAATTGATATACGATTGAATTGTGATTATTTTTCTAAAAGAAAAGAACTAGAAACGATTGCTAATAAAATCGTTTTCACTGGCATGATTGATCAATACTATGATTATTGCTTTGGCGAATTAGAATATCGTAGTCTTAGATTTGAAACAGAAATATTAGAAAGCGAGAATTATCAAGGTAATGCTGTGGTAAATTATAATGAATATGAAATACCATATACTAGAATTATAGAACACAAGCATTTTGAATATGGGAAGCAAGAAAAAACAGTAATAACAAGAGAGTATCCAGCAACTTGGAAAAAAGGTGATGAACCATATTACCCGATGAATGATGAAAAAAATAATTGTCTGTATGAAAAATATAAAGCACTTGCAGATAAAGAAAATAAAGTTATTTTTGGCGGAAGATTGGGAATGTACAAGTATTATGATATGCATCATATCATAAGTGAAGCCTTAGAGATGGTAGGAAAAGAGTTTAATGAATAA